In Thiospirochaeta perfilievii, a single window of DNA contains:
- the cas9 gene encoding type II CRISPR RNA-guided endonuclease Cas9 (Cas9, originally named Csn1, is the large, multifunctional signature protein of type II CRISPR/Cas systems. It is well known even to general audiences because its RNA-guided endonuclease activity has made it a popular tool for custom editing of eukaryotic genomes.): MKNYSIGLDIGTASVGWSVVDENLNIIRKSGKNLMGVRLFDSGNTAVVRRTHRATRRRIARRKQRIQLLRTLFENEILPIDENFFRRMDNSFLWMEDKKQETKNILFEDETFDDKAYHQKYPTIYHLRKELLESDEKIDIRLLYLAVHHMIKFRGHFIYEEADFNTESGISKSIEKMLESISDFYDENMNLPTVNEVQVILLDKNKKKGDKQKEIVDLFDKQYKKEITEISKAIVGYKANFPKIFMVNDSDIKYNKSFSEELEDSVIMEITGDDYYLFESIEQVYSGFILSEILGDEHNISSAMVQRFNKHKKDKKHLKSLFKITTLKEYYKSIFHSKKAEKVSYTAYINNESSCSNEQLNKSIKAILEKYKVELSDNKDYIYCIEQIEKEDFLKKIRSKENVGIPYQLHKQELEQILVKQSKFYPSLDIEKILSILTFKIPYYVGPLVSEDKSEFAWMERLTEGEILPWNYKDVIDIDKTAEKFIRRMTNKCTYLPKEDVIPKNSILYSEFILLNELNKVRIGGKLLSMDLKRDIIRDVFKKYKNVTIKKIKDYLNNSDIAYSTKQGGVYNYDDEITGTQQENKFASSLTSYIDFEKIFGEGYVEDNPNKVEKIIEWLTIYNSKEIIRKQITKKYPEITKEQIKKILKKSYSGWSRLSARLLDGIKGNNVNHVDLTIINIMRKSNYNFMEIVNDDEFGFNDKINEIRLESNLNSTKVTYKEDIESLPTSPANKKGIWQSVKIVDEIIKIMSKGKDKNKPQRIYIEMARDNQEKKRTTSRRKMLDDLYKKIKNDSYFDYKIINDPEVVKDERIESSRLFLYLTQNGKCMYTGKPLHINQLSNYHIDHIIPQSFIKDDSFNNKVLVIAKANMDKLDQPVNSRMDIPKSVYILWENLEQQGLISKIKHNNLKKTSFSEQDYKGFISRQLVETRQISKHVLNIFKDYKYAKNVVSVKAQLTSSYRKANKLYKIRNLNDLHHAHDAYITCVVGKHIFDRQTKFTWKNYLKESTGSKYGFVIGGLNKNIELSDKVRKVLAYKNVLITKQLKENSGEDKGGFWKSTIHSNTSKGNNKIPLKENLSPEKYGFYTSENRAYCIAIEAKKGKKVFNRIVGVPVNIASSKNLEVALDKFIKDSLDVDEYKILKDKIYLNQLFIQGGSEFYIASEAYLHTATQLFLDNKFTLFIKDITSNKSIDKVNDSLFEEFYDYYIKKLETHYYKYSTISEKMTLNRDLFINLSKEEKTQIILKLLDVTKSGSSQIDLKKIGCSVGTGIIASFALNRDEMTFIDQSITGFYEKRYKL, from the coding sequence ATGAAAAATTATTCAATCGGGTTAGATATTGGAACAGCATCTGTTGGTTGGTCTGTTGTTGATGAGAATTTAAATATTATTCGAAAATCAGGTAAAAACCTTATGGGTGTTAGATTGTTTGATTCAGGTAATACAGCAGTGGTTAGAAGGACACATAGAGCTACTCGTAGAAGAATTGCCAGAAGAAAGCAGAGAATTCAGCTATTAAGAACTCTATTTGAAAATGAAATATTGCCTATAGATGAAAACTTTTTTAGAAGAATGGATAATTCCTTTTTATGGATGGAAGATAAAAAACAGGAAACTAAAAATATACTTTTCGAAGATGAAACATTTGATGATAAGGCCTATCACCAAAAATACCCTACTATTTATCATCTTCGTAAAGAGCTTCTAGAGAGTGATGAAAAAATAGATATTCGACTGTTATATTTAGCAGTACATCACATGATTAAGTTCAGAGGTCATTTTATTTACGAAGAAGCAGACTTTAATACAGAGAGTGGTATTTCTAAATCTATTGAAAAAATGCTTGAAAGCATCTCAGATTTTTACGATGAAAATATGAACCTACCTACGGTAAATGAAGTTCAAGTTATACTGCTAGATAAAAATAAGAAAAAAGGTGACAAACAAAAAGAAATTGTTGATCTATTTGATAAACAATATAAAAAAGAGATCACTGAGATATCTAAGGCAATAGTAGGGTATAAAGCTAATTTCCCTAAAATATTTATGGTAAACGATAGTGATATTAAATACAATAAATCATTTTCTGAAGAGTTAGAAGATTCTGTTATCATGGAAATAACAGGTGATGATTATTACCTGTTTGAATCTATAGAGCAGGTATATAGTGGTTTCATCCTTTCTGAAATATTAGGAGATGAACACAATATTTCTAGCGCTATGGTACAAAGATTCAATAAACATAAAAAAGATAAGAAACACTTAAAAAGTCTATTTAAAATAACTACCTTGAAAGAATATTACAAATCTATATTTCATAGTAAAAAAGCAGAAAAGGTAAGTTATACCGCCTACATTAATAATGAAAGCTCATGTTCTAATGAACAGCTAAATAAAAGTATTAAAGCTATACTAGAAAAGTATAAAGTCGAATTATCAGATAATAAAGATTACATATATTGTATTGAGCAGATCGAAAAAGAAGATTTTCTAAAAAAAATTAGATCGAAAGAGAATGTAGGTATACCATATCAGTTACATAAACAGGAGTTAGAACAAATCCTAGTAAAACAAAGCAAATTCTACCCTAGTCTGGATATAGAGAAGATTCTCTCTATTTTAACTTTTAAAATTCCATACTATGTTGGTCCTTTGGTTTCTGAAGATAAATCTGAATTTGCATGGATGGAAAGGTTAACTGAAGGAGAAATTTTACCATGGAATTATAAAGATGTAATTGATATAGATAAAACTGCTGAAAAATTTATTAGAAGAATGACTAATAAATGTACATACCTGCCTAAAGAAGATGTTATACCTAAAAACTCAATACTTTACTCCGAATTTATTCTATTAAACGAGCTTAATAAGGTAAGAATCGGTGGGAAATTATTATCAATGGATCTTAAAAGAGATATTATAAGAGATGTATTTAAAAAGTATAAAAATGTTACTATTAAAAAAATTAAAGATTATCTAAATAACAGTGATATTGCGTACTCTACAAAACAAGGAGGAGTCTATAATTATGACGATGAGATTACAGGAACTCAACAAGAGAACAAATTTGCATCATCATTAACATCTTATATAGACTTTGAAAAGATCTTTGGAGAAGGATATGTCGAAGATAATCCAAATAAAGTAGAAAAGATTATTGAATGGCTGACAATTTACAATAGTAAAGAGATCATTAGAAAGCAAATTACTAAAAAATATCCAGAGATCACTAAAGAGCAAATTAAGAAAATACTGAAAAAGAGTTATTCTGGATGGTCGCGTCTATCTGCTAGGTTACTCGATGGTATAAAAGGTAACAATGTAAATCATGTTGATCTAACAATAATAAATATAATGAGAAAATCAAACTATAACTTTATGGAGATTGTAAATGATGATGAGTTTGGTTTTAATGATAAAATTAATGAAATTAGACTAGAAAGTAATCTAAACTCTACTAAAGTTACATATAAAGAAGATATTGAATCTTTACCTACATCTCCAGCCAATAAAAAGGGTATATGGCAATCAGTTAAAATAGTAGATGAAATTATAAAGATTATGTCTAAAGGGAAAGATAAAAACAAACCTCAAAGAATCTATATTGAGATGGCTAGAGATAATCAAGAGAAGAAACGTACAACATCCAGAAGAAAAATGTTAGACGATCTTTATAAAAAGATAAAAAATGATAGTTACTTCGATTACAAAATAATAAATGACCCCGAAGTAGTAAAAGACGAAAGAATTGAGAGCAGCAGACTTTTTCTTTATTTAACCCAGAATGGAAAGTGTATGTATACTGGGAAACCTCTACATATTAATCAACTTTCTAATTATCATATAGACCATATTATACCTCAATCTTTTATTAAAGATGATAGCTTCAATAACAAAGTTCTTGTTATAGCTAAAGCAAATATGGACAAATTAGATCAGCCAGTAAATTCAAGAATGGATATACCTAAATCTGTATATATTCTATGGGAGAACTTAGAACAGCAGGGGCTAATATCAAAAATTAAACACAATAATCTAAAGAAAACTAGCTTTTCAGAACAGGATTATAAAGGTTTTATTAGTAGGCAGCTAGTTGAAACTAGACAGATTTCAAAACATGTATTAAATATCTTTAAAGATTATAAATATGCAAAAAATGTTGTCTCTGTTAAAGCTCAATTAACTTCTAGCTATAGAAAAGCAAATAAATTATATAAAATTCGTAACTTAAATGACTTACACCATGCCCATGACGCATATATAACCTGTGTTGTTGGTAAACATATTTTTGATAGGCAAACTAAGTTCACATGGAAAAATTACCTTAAAGAATCAACTGGTTCTAAATATGGGTTTGTTATTGGTGGTTTAAATAAAAATATAGAACTTTCAGATAAGGTAAGGAAGGTTTTAGCATATAAAAATGTGTTAATTACTAAGCAGTTAAAAGAGAACAGTGGTGAAGATAAAGGAGGTTTTTGGAAATCAACAATTCATTCTAACACTAGTAAAGGTAATAATAAAATTCCTTTAAAAGAGAACCTTTCTCCTGAAAAGTATGGTTTTTATACTTCTGAAAATAGAGCTTATTGTATAGCTATTGAAGCAAAAAAGGGTAAAAAAGTGTTCAATAGAATTGTAGGAGTTCCGGTTAATATTGCATCTTCTAAAAATCTTGAGGTTGCTCTAGATAAATTTATAAAAGATTCACTAGATGTAGATGAATATAAAATATTAAAAGATAAGATTTATCTTAATCAGCTATTCATACAAGGTGGATCTGAATTTTATATTGCTAGTGAAGCTTATCTTCATACTGCAACTCAACTTTTTCTGGATAATAAGTTTACATTATTTATAAAAGATATAACTAGCAACAAAAGTATAGATAAAGTTAATGACTCATTATTTGAAGAATTTTATGACTATTATATTAAGAAATTAGAAACTCATTATTATAAATATAGTACGATATCAGAAAAAATGACTTTAAATAGAGATCTTTTCATAAATCTATCAAAGGAGGAAAAAACTCAAATTATATTAAAACTTCTAGATGTAACAAAATCAGGGTCAAGTCAGATTGATTTAAAGAAAATAGGTTGCTCTGTTGGAACAGGTATTATTGCAAGTTTTGCTCTTAACAGAGATGAAATGACTTTTATAGACCAATCAATAACAGGTTTTTATGAAAAGAGGTACAAGTTGTAA
- a CDS encoding aldo/keto reductase produces MLYKMYGKTGKRVSAVGFGGMRFDETKTIEENAEIVRYASSKGINYFDTAPGYCSDTSEDIFGEAFKNMPNPFYVSTKGMPTTYDTAEKAIDAVKKSIKRMGLKKIDFYHIWCIRKSEHYELAMKPGGQYEGLLQCQKEGLIDHIVLSSHQNGNEVKEILIDKKIDGILLGVNILNFPYRWEAVETAYNMGYGVVAMNPLSGGAIPTHEKELQFLTNGKETATEAALRFVISCPQITIALNGFTTKEHIDTACKIANESKPFEQDEIKRIENLVGESMNEACTGCGYCDKCPQGIAIPSFLQYYNEKHVFHKSDKEMKENIVGAYEWGILAGKKGTAADCTSCGLCEDECTQHLPIIDRLKEITSWT; encoded by the coding sequence ATGTTGTATAAAATGTATGGGAAAACAGGAAAAAGAGTTTCTGCCGTTGGTTTTGGTGGTATGAGATTTGATGAAACAAAAACAATAGAAGAAAACGCTGAAATAGTACGTTATGCAAGCTCAAAAGGAATAAACTACTTTGATACTGCTCCAGGTTATTGTAGTGATACAAGTGAAGATATTTTTGGAGAAGCTTTTAAAAATATGCCTAACCCATTTTATGTATCAACAAAAGGAATGCCTACTACATACGATACAGCAGAAAAAGCAATTGATGCAGTAAAAAAATCAATTAAAAGAATGGGGCTTAAAAAGATAGACTTTTATCATATCTGGTGCATTAGAAAATCGGAACACTATGAACTAGCAATGAAGCCTGGTGGCCAGTATGAAGGTTTACTACAGTGCCAAAAAGAAGGGTTAATTGATCATATTGTTTTATCTTCCCACCAAAATGGAAATGAAGTTAAAGAGATATTAATAGACAAAAAAATCGATGGAATCCTGTTAGGTGTAAATATATTAAACTTTCCATATAGGTGGGAGGCTGTAGAAACAGCTTACAATATGGGTTACGGTGTTGTGGCGATGAACCCATTAAGTGGTGGAGCCATCCCAACCCATGAGAAAGAGTTACAATTTTTAACTAACGGCAAGGAGACAGCAACAGAGGCAGCTCTACGTTTTGTAATATCATGTCCACAAATAACTATAGCCTTAAATGGTTTTACAACAAAGGAGCATATAGATACCGCATGTAAAATAGCCAATGAATCTAAGCCCTTTGAGCAGGATGAGATAAAAAGAATAGAGAACCTTGTTGGGGAATCTATGAATGAAGCTTGTACAGGGTGTGGTTACTGCGATAAGTGTCCCCAGGGAATAGCCATTCCAAGCTTTTTACAATACTACAACGAAAAACATGTTTTTCACAAAAGTGATAAAGAGATGAAGGAAAATATTGTAGGAGCATATGAGTGGGGGATCCTTGCAGGGAAAAAGGGAACTGCAGCGGACTGTACATCCTGTGGTCTTTGTGAAGATGAGTGTACTCAACACCTACCTATAATAGATAGACTTAAAGAGATAACGAGCTGGACTTAA
- the amt gene encoding ammonium transporter encodes METNLLDILWIIVASCLVFIMQAGFAMVESGLTRSKNSINVSIKNLTDLGVSTLFFWAIGFGLMFGKTKLGFIGRDNFLFSAKNTWVAAFFLFQAMFCSTSATIVSGAIAERVKYGAYIIATIFLSAIIYPIFGHWVWGGLINGNGSGWLSRLGFIDFAGSTVVHSLGGWVALAFLLIIGERTGRYDNNGIPVPINGNNIPMVVLGVLILWFGWFGFNGGSTLVMDSTVAGIILKTTLSASAGMVASLAFGWPILKKPDVTLVMNGALAGLVAITAPVHSVTEIQAIVIGLVGGVVMFLSTMVLDKLKIDDAVGAIPVHLSSGIWGTLAVGIFGNLDILNTGLNRGGQIIIQLVGIITCGVWAFGISFVFLFLLNKIYPLRIGLKEEIDGLNKSEHGTSTEIFDLYTVLHHQASTGDISLRAPVEPFTEVGQIAGIYNEVLDKLEENTVEKGDYLNILENVSDGIFLLSQNGGIGKYYSKSLELILEEKSLADFSFITFIEKILLEVDKNLFKDFLDVAFNPATQWRHVERLNPLREVDAYFDNNQGSFRTKHLVFNFKRVEKKGEIINLLVMVSDVSEEFELNKEIEHTRKKSHIEMELLYKILHVEPTVLREFFKFSNKDLIEINSIFQKGSDSSRDKLEKAFRLSHGIKGDAELLELNFISEKAEELELSMQKILKSSEIDTEDFIPLTLKFSELQNTFNKIQELLSKWAGFQANGGSIHNTDNYLKEHLVKMCSRLSTKYDKAVQLKLDGFSIEKFSEEQFKPIQNIIIQLMRNAIYHGIESSEKRVALGKKAIGLIYIKVEESEDTLHLVFSDDGEGLNLQNIRKKAYDERIITKEQFDKLSDNIIPRLIFKQGLSTAKKADVVAGKGVGMPLVNNLIRDLDGSITIRSRADVGCQFVIKIPKILNREVVTV; translated from the coding sequence ATGGAGACAAATCTTTTAGATATTTTGTGGATAATTGTCGCCTCTTGTCTTGTTTTTATAATGCAAGCTGGTTTTGCAATGGTAGAGTCTGGTTTGACTAGGTCAAAAAACAGTATAAATGTTTCAATTAAGAATTTAACAGATTTAGGAGTCTCTACACTGTTTTTTTGGGCAATAGGGTTTGGTTTAATGTTTGGAAAAACTAAACTAGGGTTTATTGGAAGAGACAACTTTCTATTCAGTGCCAAAAATACATGGGTTGCAGCATTTTTTCTATTTCAGGCAATGTTTTGCTCAACATCCGCCACTATTGTATCTGGAGCAATTGCTGAGCGAGTTAAGTATGGAGCATATATTATAGCAACTATATTTTTATCTGCAATAATCTACCCGATTTTTGGACACTGGGTTTGGGGTGGACTAATTAATGGTAACGGTAGTGGCTGGTTAAGTAGGTTGGGCTTTATCGATTTTGCAGGATCAACAGTTGTTCATAGCCTTGGAGGATGGGTAGCCCTTGCTTTTTTATTAATAATTGGGGAGAGAACTGGTCGGTATGATAATAATGGTATCCCTGTCCCAATAAATGGAAATAATATTCCTATGGTTGTTTTGGGTGTTTTAATCCTATGGTTTGGTTGGTTTGGATTTAATGGTGGGTCTACCCTAGTAATGGATTCGACAGTTGCTGGCATTATTTTAAAAACTACACTTTCTGCTTCTGCAGGTATGGTTGCTTCACTGGCTTTTGGTTGGCCAATATTAAAGAAACCTGATGTAACCCTAGTCATGAATGGGGCATTAGCTGGACTTGTGGCTATTACTGCTCCTGTACATTCTGTAACAGAAATTCAAGCAATAGTAATTGGGTTAGTAGGTGGTGTTGTAATGTTTTTATCAACTATGGTGCTCGATAAGTTAAAAATTGATGATGCTGTTGGAGCAATTCCTGTCCATCTTTCCTCTGGAATTTGGGGGACATTGGCTGTTGGTATCTTTGGAAATTTAGATATATTAAATACTGGTCTAAATAGAGGAGGTCAAATAATAATTCAGCTTGTAGGTATTATTACCTGTGGGGTATGGGCCTTTGGTATCTCATTTGTCTTTTTGTTTTTATTAAATAAAATTTATCCCTTAAGAATTGGATTAAAAGAAGAGATCGATGGATTAAATAAATCTGAGCACGGAACGTCTACAGAGATTTTTGATCTTTATACTGTTTTGCATCATCAAGCATCAACTGGAGATATTTCTTTAAGAGCCCCTGTTGAACCTTTTACTGAGGTGGGGCAAATTGCTGGAATATATAATGAAGTCTTGGATAAGTTAGAGGAGAACACAGTAGAGAAAGGGGATTATTTAAATATCTTAGAAAACGTAAGTGATGGAATTTTCTTACTTTCTCAAAATGGAGGGATTGGAAAATACTATTCCAAGAGTTTAGAGCTTATTTTAGAGGAGAAATCCTTAGCTGATTTTAGTTTTATTACTTTTATAGAGAAAATATTATTAGAAGTTGATAAAAACTTATTTAAAGACTTTTTAGATGTCGCTTTTAATCCCGCGACTCAGTGGCGTCATGTGGAACGATTAAACCCTTTAAGGGAAGTCGATGCCTACTTTGATAATAACCAGGGAAGCTTTAGAACTAAACACTTAGTTTTTAACTTTAAAAGAGTAGAAAAAAAGGGTGAAATTATAAATCTGCTAGTTATGGTTAGTGATGTTTCAGAAGAGTTTGAACTTAATAAAGAGATAGAGCATACAAGAAAAAAGAGTCATATAGAGATGGAGTTACTCTACAAAATTCTCCACGTAGAACCTACAGTGTTAAGGGAGTTTTTTAAGTTCTCTAATAAAGATCTTATTGAAATTAACTCTATCTTCCAAAAGGGGAGTGATTCTTCAAGGGATAAACTAGAGAAAGCATTTAGGCTTAGTCATGGAATTAAGGGTGATGCTGAGTTATTAGAACTGAATTTTATCTCTGAAAAAGCGGAAGAGTTAGAGCTATCTATGCAGAAGATTTTAAAAAGTAGTGAGATAGATACAGAGGATTTTATTCCATTAACACTTAAATTTAGTGAGTTACAAAATACATTTAATAAGATCCAGGAGTTATTAAGTAAGTGGGCGGGCTTTCAGGCTAATGGAGGTAGTATTCATAATACTGATAACTATTTAAAAGAGCATTTAGTTAAGATGTGCTCTAGACTTTCTACAAAATACGATAAGGCTGTACAGTTGAAATTAGATGGTTTTAGTATTGAAAAATTTAGTGAGGAACAGTTTAAGCCTATTCAAAATATTATAATTCAGCTTATGAGGAATGCAATTTACCATGGCATCGAATCAAGTGAAAAGAGAGTGGCATTAGGTAAAAAGGCAATAGGTTTAATTTATATTAAAGTAGAGGAGAGTGAAGATACTCTACATCTTGTTTTCTCTGATGACGGAGAGGGTTTAAATTTACAAAATATAAGAAAAAAGGCCTATGATGAGAGAATTATAACAAAAGAACAGTTTGATAAACTTTCAGATAATATTATTCCTAGACTTATATTTAAGCAGGGGTTATCTACAGCTAAAAAAGCTGATGTTGTTGCAGGGAAGGGAGTAGGTATGCCCCTTGTTAATAACCTAATTAGAGACTTAGATGGGAGTATAACAATTAGAAGTAGAGCTGATGTTGGTTGTCAATTTGTTATAAAGATTCCTAAAATTTTAAATAGGGAGGTAGTTACAGTTTAA
- the cas1 gene encoding type II CRISPR-associated endonuclease Cas1, protein MSFRTVLVTSKCKLSYKNEHLYVRSDDLKLIHLSEIEMLIIDSTQVVITTYLLCELVKHKIYIVFCDETHNPQSQLLSLYGSYNTSKKLNKQLNWDVTTKEFVWTSIVTEKIRKQSQLLKANSKEESSILEGYYKGTEQNDPTNREGHAAKVYFNALFGKSFTRDNCSSINKALDYGYSIILSCFNKEVVSNGYFTQLGIWHKSEFNQFNLSSDLMEPFRILIDEYVFRNQDREFNTSYKQDLINILNRTVNINKKEQYVTNAIKIYVKSIFDSLDKNSVNSIKFYETKF, encoded by the coding sequence ATGAGTTTTAGAACTGTATTAGTTACAAGTAAATGTAAACTTAGCTATAAAAATGAACATCTCTATGTTAGAAGTGATGATTTAAAACTAATACACCTATCTGAAATAGAGATGCTTATTATTGATTCAACACAAGTTGTAATTACGACATACCTGCTATGTGAACTAGTTAAGCACAAAATATATATTGTTTTTTGTGATGAGACACATAACCCACAAAGTCAATTATTAAGTTTATACGGCAGTTACAATACCAGTAAAAAACTAAATAAACAGCTCAATTGGGATGTAACTACTAAAGAATTTGTATGGACATCTATTGTTACAGAAAAAATAAGAAAGCAGTCCCAACTTCTTAAAGCTAATTCAAAGGAAGAGTCCTCCATATTAGAAGGTTATTATAAGGGAACAGAACAAAATGACCCTACAAATAGAGAAGGGCATGCTGCTAAGGTTTATTTTAATGCACTTTTTGGTAAAAGTTTTACTAGAGATAACTGTTCCTCTATAAACAAAGCATTAGATTATGGTTATTCAATAATACTATCTTGTTTTAATAAAGAAGTGGTTAGCAATGGGTATTTTACACAGTTAGGAATATGGCATAAAAGTGAGTTTAATCAGTTTAATTTATCATCTGACTTAATGGAGCCTTTTAGAATATTAATTGATGAATATGTATTTAGAAATCAAGATAGAGAGTTTAATACTTCTTATAAACAAGACCTTATAAATATTCTTAATAGAACGGTAAACATAAATAAAAAGGAACAATATGTAACCAATGCAATAAAGATCTATGTAAAGAGTATATTTGATTCTTTAGATAAGAATAGTGTAAATAGTATTAAGTTTTATGAAACTAAGTTTTGA
- the cas2 gene encoding CRISPR-associated endonuclease Cas2 → MRVLLFFDLPMETPKERYFYNRFRRSLLKEGFIMQQKSVYTKLALNSSSVNLIKSRIKKDLPPNGLVQVLVVTERQFSSVDTFIGEVHYSNLDSTDRLIIL, encoded by the coding sequence ATGAGAGTGCTACTTTTTTTTGATCTACCTATGGAAACGCCTAAAGAACGATATTTTTATAATAGATTTAGAAGGTCTCTACTTAAAGAGGGTTTTATTATGCAACAAAAATCAGTCTATACAAAATTAGCACTAAACTCATCTTCAGTAAATTTAATAAAATCTAGGATAAAAAAAGATTTACCTCCAAATGGGTTGGTGCAAGTTCTTGTGGTAACCGAACGTCAGTTCTCCTCTGTAGATACCTTTATCGGAGAAGTACACTACTCTAATTTAGACTCAACAGATAGGCTAATAATATTATGA
- a CDS encoding chemotaxis protein CheX, protein MKESELKAFIKIVTEYFESITGIAAKMGLPFIKDESTGVFDFTGIIGVSGARKGGVYFTAPKELLYEFGGYLLEGDKVEDDDLYDLIGEMTNTISGNMREFFGTTFLISVPIVLKGQVENIDMRLNPPVFIIPIEWQYNDCHLAIGLE, encoded by the coding sequence ATGAAAGAGTCGGAATTAAAAGCTTTTATTAAAATTGTTACTGAGTATTTTGAAAGTATTACAGGTATTGCTGCAAAAATGGGTCTTCCATTTATAAAGGATGAGTCTACAGGAGTATTTGATTTTACAGGAATAATTGGAGTTTCTGGAGCTAGAAAAGGTGGAGTCTATTTTACTGCACCAAAGGAACTACTTTATGAGTTTGGTGGTTATCTTTTAGAGGGAGATAAGGTCGAAGACGATGATCTTTATGATCTAATTGGAGAGATGACAAATACCATAAGTGGAAATATGAGAGAGTTTTTTGGTACAACTTTTTTAATATCAGTTCCTATAGTTTTAAAGGGACAGGTTGAAAATATAGATATGAGACTTAATCCTCCAGTATTTATAATTCCTATAGAGTGGCAATATAATGATTGTCATCTTGCAATTGGTTTGGAGTAG
- a CDS encoding response regulator — MKLLIVDDSNIMRRAINKYLKEFKLEIVGSACNGEEAVEICKSKKPDLVTLDITMPKMDGLTCLTEILKIAPETKILVISALSDYGTGLLALKKGAMGFLPKPFTASELQEEIKFICGIMV; from the coding sequence ATGAAATTACTAATTGTTGATGACTCAAATATTATGCGTAGAGCTATAAATAAATATTTAAAGGAATTTAAACTAGAGATAGTTGGTAGTGCTTGTAATGGTGAAGAGGCAGTAGAGATTTGTAAATCCAAAAAACCTGATTTAGTTACTCTGGATATAACAATGCCCAAAATGGACGGATTAACCTGTTTAACAGAGATCCTGAAGATTGCTCCAGAGACAAAGATTCTAGTTATTAGTGCATTAAGTGACTATGGAACAGGATTACTGGCTTTAAAAAAAGGGGCTATGGGCTTCTTACCAAAACCTTTTACTGCTAGTGAGCTTCAAGAAGAGATTAAATTTATTTGTGGGATTATGGTATGA